Below is a genomic region from Rhizobium acidisoli.
AGCATGCCGCCTAAAAGGGGACCGATGGCGAAGCCGGCTGCGAACGTCACGGCGAAGATGCCGATGGCACGCGCGCGCAGGCGCGTATCGGGAAACAGCACACTGACGATTGCCAGTCCCGAGGGCAGCAGTGTCGCGAGTTCTCGACCTTCGAAGGAATTCGTCGATCTTGCGAACGATCGACTTGAGGACATAGGCGGCGTGGACTTGGTCTTCGCCCTCATCGGCGGGGACATTCAGAAGCGGTCAGTTGCCCTGATCAGAACCGGCGGAACGCCTGTGACTGCGGTCGGGCCAACCGATGTTCGGCCTGCAAACGGATCCACGGTTGATTTCGTGGTTGAGGCCGATTGAAACCAACTGTTCGAGATCGTGCAGCGGGTCCGCGATGGCAGACTGCGTACAAATGTCGGCAAGACCACAACTTTGACCGACGCTGTCGCCGCGCTCACCTCAACGGAGCGGCGCGCAGGAAAAACCGTCATCCGCGTTCTGGCCTGATCAATCCGCATCTGGGGCGGCCAACCATTCCGAGCGCCCCACTCGCCTTGAAGGGTCTGAACCTGCAACACCTTTTTAAGGAGCTAAGTTACTAATAAATTTGGTCTTAAAACGCATCTCTTGGGACTGGGGCAATTGGCTATCTCACGGTTTAGATTGTTAGAGAAGTACTTTCCCTCCCTTCTCTCTGTTAAATTCGGCCGTCTGACCTTTGCCGATAGCGACCCATCAGACATTTTGCATTGATATGCGATGGCGACAGGTCGGTTCGTTTCCTGGATCATACGATTTGATACAACTTCAACGAATCCCGAAACAAGCCGGATACATGAGATCCGTAAATTCTCCTCCGCGCCAGTGCCCTGACAACGGCATAACCAAGGAGAAGCAGTATGCGCGCCAACAAATTAATGTTTAATCAGGTCCGTTTATCGGGCCGCGTAATCGCAGTCGCAACGGCCTCAATGTTGCTGTTCCCCGTGGTCGGCTTTGAGAGCGCCAATGCTGCAGACCCAGTAACTGTCTCCACCCCAGAGAAGAATGCCGATGAACGCATCCGGCCGTTTCGCATTCATGTTCCACAGTCGCAGCTGGATGATCTTCGCGAAAGGATTGCAGATACTCGCTGGCCGGACAAGGAGACGGTGGGGGATATTTCTCAAGGCATTCAGCTCGATCGTGTTCAGAAGCTCGTTCGATACTGGGGAACCGATTACGACTGGCGAAAGGCTGAGCAGGAGCTGAATGCACTGCCGGAATTCATCACCACCATCGATGGCGTCGACATTCAGTTCATTCATGTTCGCTCCCGTCATCCGAACGCTCTGCCGGTCATCCTCACCCATGGCTGGCCGGGATCGCAGTTCGAATTCCTTAAGGTGATCGGCCCGCTCACCGACCCGACTGCCTATGGAGGGCGCCCGGAGGATGCGTTTGATGTGGTTATCCCGTCCATTCCCGGATATGGCTTCTCAGGCAAGCCGACCGAACTTGGCTGGGGGCCGGACCGCGTGGCCAAGGCCTGGGATCTCCTCATGAAGCGTCTCGGTTACACCAACTATGTATCACAGGGCGGAGACCATGGGTCGGTGATCTCCGATGCTCTGGCGCGACAGGCTCCGAAGGGCCTGATCGGCATCCATCTCAACATGCCGGCGACCGTACCGGGGGACTTGATGAAAGGTATCAATGCAGGGGACCCGCCACCAGCAAGCTTGTCCGCACCGGAGCGTGACGCCTACCAATCCCTGAGCACGTTCTTCGGACGCAATGCGGCCTATGGCGGGATCATGGTGACGCGGCCGCAGACCATTGGCTACTCGCTGGCGGATTCACCGTCGGGTATGGCAGCCTGGATGTATGAAAAATTCGACCAGTGGACGGATAGCGACGGCGTCCCGGAAAACGTGCTTTCGCGGGATGAAATGCTAAACGACATCACGCTCTACTGGTTTACCAACAGCGGCGCCTCATCCTCCCGCTTCTATTGGGAAAACAACAACAACAACTTCAGTTCCGACACCCAGAAAACCCGTGACATTAAGGTTCCGGTGGCTATCACCGCGTTTCCAAAGGAAATCTATAAGGCGCCGGAAAGCTGGAGCAGACAGGCCTACCCGTCGCTGGTCTACTACAATCAAGCGGCAAAGGGAGGTCATTTCGCCGCCTGGGAGCAACCGCAGATCTTTGCAGAGGAGTTGCGAGCTGCGTTCAAGCCGATGAGATGATCCTTACCAGCCTTCTGCACGCTGGCCTCCAGTCCGGGAGGCCGGCGTGCACTCGACAGGGATCGAATTGCACAGGTCGCATGCCGATTGCATTGCACCAAAGCGGACCGAGGTTGGCGCAAAAAAAGGCCAGAGACAGTGTCTCACGGCCCAGTGTGCGAGCCGCGATTCTAGGCTCGGAGCAAGCCTGGTCAAGTCCGCGAAGATCCCTGCTGGGTGCATGTTGGATGGCGCGCTCCGGCTTCAGCCGGATAGTGGATTGTCGCCGCCGATACAATTTGTCACGCGCGCTCGGCGCTCGCCGATCGGCAAAGTAGCGCGATGGCGTGTGCCAAACGCTTGAACATGACGACGAAGTCCGTCTTGGATTCGTACCACAGGTCGCCTGCGACCTGTTGAACTGTTGCACCCCCGGCAAGTTCCCGCAGGCCGATGACGAGATGTAGCTTGACGCCATAACGCCGGATTGGCGCTACCGGTTATCCCGAAACAGCGCGTCCGCCACGATATCGATGAACACCCGTAGGCGCGGCGAGACGAGCCGGTTGGACGGCCACAGAATGTTGAAATGCCCAGGATCCGCGAGATGAGTGTCAAGACGGTGTGAAGCAGGCCGGCGTCCAAGCGCATCCTTTGCTAGGAAATCCGGCATGTAGGCGATTCCCAAACGGGAAATGGCTGCCCCGCGCAAAGCCTCCATTTTGTTGCAGGTCAGGGCCGAGGGACGACGGAAGGTCGACGCCATCCGCATTCTTGAGCTGCCACGCCTGGAGCTTGCCCGACGTCGGGAAGCGGAATCGAAGACAGTCGTGCGTTTCCAGATCGTGTGGAGCTTGTGGGAAACCGTTCCGCTCTAGACAGGACGGGGACGCGCACAGGACGAAACAGAACGACCCCAGGCGGTGCGACATCAAGCGTGAATCATGCAGCGCGCCGCTGCGGATCACCGCATCCAACCCGTCTTCGACCACATCGACGAGGCGATCATTGAAACCGATATCTATGTCGGGGTAGCGCCGCCGAAACTTCGGGATGACCGGCAGCAGGAAACGGTAGCGTCTCTGACTGGCTCCGAAGGCACAGATTCTCGATATCTCACGCAAGTGAAGCTTGAGAGCCGCTTCTGCCTGACTGCGTCTCCGGCGACGATCGCGGACACGACGTCGGTATGGATCGATCAGTTTCGGAATCTGCTCCAGCATCGGGAGACCGAGATGCCGAATGCGATCAGCGGGTACTCTAGTGAGCAAACGAGCGCTCGATGCTCCGTTGTCTATCGCCTAGGGGAAACGGACGGAAAGCTACTGATGCCTGTCCCCGGCGCCAGCCGAACCTGCCGAAATTTGCGCGCTCGCATACCGAAAGGCGTCCTCAAAACGCTTTTGATTCTCGAAGCTGCGTCTGGGTAGAATAAAAGCCTCCCGCTTTGATATCGGCAGCATCAGATAATCTTTCTCACGAATGATGCGTTTCACACTCGCCCCGGGGAACGGTCGAATCTGCGACATTTGACTTCACATGAATGGCATCGTTGAAGGATATGGTGATGGTGGCGTCCGCGGACGCGATTTGCCGATAGGACAGAAACGATGCTCCCCAGGCCAGCCAGTGCGTGGCCAGCGACACCAGCACGACGACGACGAGGCCGGCAGGTAGCCAAAGCCAGGAATTGCTGTCAGCGACGGCGTTGATCATGGTTAGTGGATTGTAGAGATCCGTGAAGAAGGCCAGAAGACACCAGACGGAAAACAGCCAAAGAACCACCGTAACCATGCTGCGGCGCCAAGGGCGACGGGTGAGCCCCCGCGCCATGGCGGCATAATCCCACGCGGGCAGGGTGTAGGTGATCTGGAACGTAGGTTCGGCTTGCATTGAGATATCCGGCGGTAAATGGAGGGTCTAACATAAATCCTGATATGACGCTGTCTCCGGACGACCATTGCTGTCACGCCGTCGCAGCGTAAGAAACTGGCGTCTAATGTGTTTGTGCGATGCTGCCCGAGCTCATCGAGCCTCGGGAAGCAAAACAGCTAAGAAGGGAGAATTTCTGTTTCAAGACCTCAGCGAAGCTTGAGCTCACCTTCGACACGGCGCCATTCGTTGGCTCGGGTCAGACGCTGATTGGGTATAGCTGATGGAATGGAGCGCCCTTCGAGGGCTTCATTGCCTTTTCATTGAAATTGCGAGGGTGGCGCAAGATTTGTGGCCATTGACGGGATTGTTGTTCCTTTTTAGCGGGTTAGCAGCGCAGGAGCATGTATACTAATTTTTCGTTTCGCTCTCTTGAAATCGAAAAATGTCCGAACCAAATCTTTTCGCGCAAAATGCTCGACAACAGGCTTTGCACCCGCCCGGGCTGGTCATCCGGTCCGGCCAACCGGAGGCTAATGGAGCCAGACCATGAGAAAGGAAATCGCCAGTAATTCGATACCGGACGAAGCCAGGGCAGCGATCAGCGCCGACCACCTGCTGCATCCGGCGAAACATTTTGGTCACCCGCGTGACGTGCTTACCGCCAACGATATCGGCGATGACGAAAAGCGCGCCATTCTCGCGTCGTGGGCATCCGACATCTTTGCCGTCGAGTCTATTCCGGCGGTTCGTCTTTATCCCGGTGCGGATGAAGCCGTCCCCTATGACGAGATCATTGAAGCGCTGAAAACTTTTGACGGGCACAATCTGCAATCTGGGGGTCAAGACTCGCCTAAATCCATTGACGTCCGCAGGGCACGCCGCCGCAGAGCGGGAGCGCGCCGATTTGGTGGCCTTGGCCTCTCCGGCTACCGGAAAGGAGATCGATGCTGACAGCCATTTGAGATGTGGACTTCGACGTAACACCCGTGTGCTTGGAGGATACGAACAGGGTTTTTGCCGACGACCCTTAGCTGAGGAGGTTTTGCCGATGAAGATCGCTCAGATCGCACCACTTGCTGAAAGCGTTCCGCCCAAGCTTTATGGGGGAACCGAGCGCATTGTTTCCTATCTCACCGAAGAACTGGTCCGTCAGGGCCATGATGTCACGCTGTTTGCCAGCTGCGATTCTGTTACCGGCGCGCGCCTCGTAGGATGCTCCGATGTCGCGTTGCGTCTTAATCCGGCCATCAAGGACCATCTGCCGCATCAGGTCGTGATGCTGGAGGAGATCCGCCGGCGGGCGCATGAGTTCGATGTGCTGCATTTCCACATCGATCTCCTGCATTTCCCGCTGATCCACGATTTCGCCGACCGCACGGTTACCACGCTGCACGGGCGACTCGACCTGCCGGATCTGAAGCCGTTCTACACGGCGTTTCCGGATGTTCCGCTGGTGTCGATCTCCGATGACCAGCGCAGCCCGATGCCACCGGTCGACTGGCGCGGAACGGTCTATCACGGTTTGCCTGCCGACCTTCTTCCCTTCACGCAGAACCCTAGGGGCAATTACCTTGCCTTCCTTGGGCGGATTTCTCCGGAAAAGCGCCCCGACCGCGCGATCCAGATCGCGGCAAAGATTGGAATGCCGCTGAAGATCGCCGCCAAGATCGATAATGCCGACAAGGCGTATTGGGAAACCCTAATCGAGCCGATGGTGAAGAGCCATCCGAATGTCGAATTCATCGGCGAGATCGACGAACATCAGAAGGCTGACTTCCTTGGTAATGCTGGCGCTCTGCTCTTCCCGATCGATTGGCCGGAGCCCTTCGGGCTGGTGATGATCGAGGCCATGGCCTGCGGCACGCCAGTGATCGCTTTCGGCTGTGGCTCGGTACCCGAGGTCATTGACAATGGCATTTCCGGCATTCTCGTCGACAGTGTCACTGAGGCGGCTGAGAACGTCGAATTGGCGCTGCGGCTCGATCGGCAAAGGGTACGGGCGGCATTCGAAAAGCGCTTCACCGCGAAACGGATGGCGTGCGACTATGTCGACATCTACCGCAACTTGCCGGGCGTTCGTACCAAAGCCGCGCCAATCCGCCGGTCGAATGGTCAGGCGCCCGACCTGCAGGCCGTTGCCTGACGTCAAGGAGGAGACATGTCAAACATTTCTGCGGACGGCAACTCCGCCGCGGCATCGCCGGGCCCGGCGGCGGCGGTCGCTCAGTTTTTCATTCCGGCCGCCGCATCGCTGCAGGAGCGCCGGCCGCGCACCCTGAAGCACGGCGATACTTTCGCCGTCTTCGACCACAATGGCGACGCTCTTTCCGGTCCCGGCAGTCCGGAAGGTCTCTTTCACCGGGATACCCGTTACCTCTCGCATCTCTACCTGACGATCACCGGTCAGCGGCCGATGCTCCTGTCGTCGACACTTCGCGATGACAATGCCACGCTGACCTGCGATCTCACCAATCCTGATCAATTCGATGACAAGGGAAGGCTGGTTCTCGGCCATGACACCATTCATCTGCGAAGGTCGCGCTTTCTCTGGAACGCCTGTTGTTATGAACGGCTGGCCGTGAGGAACTATGACGAGCGTCGGCAACATGTCCGCATCCAGATCGCGTTTGATGCCGATTTCGCTGACCTTTTCGAAGTCCGGGGAACCGCAAGGGCAAGGCGAGGGCGCCATCTTCCTGCCGTCATAGAACAGGATAGCATCCTCCTTTCCTATATTGGCTTGGACGATCGCAAGAGGTCGGTGCGACTTTCCTTCATGCCGGAACCGACCGAGATTCGGAGCGATCTTGTCACCTTCGATCTCCATCTAGAGCCGCACGAGACCAAGTCGCTGTTCATCCAGATCGGCTGCGACCAGACCTCCGCCGACCGACTGAGCCGCCTTTCTTTCTTCCTGGCCTTGCGGGATGCCCGTCGTGCGTTGCGCGCCTCTTCCTCGCGCGCGGCGTTGATTGCAACCTCCAACGAGGTCTTCAACGAAGTCTCGCGCCGCAGCGTCTCCGACCTGTACATGTTGATGACCGACAAGGCAGAAGGTCCCTATCCCTATGCCGGCATCCCCTGGTTCAGCACCGTCTTCGGCCGTGACGCTCTGATCACCGCGCTTCAGACACTTTGGCTCGATCCGGAGATCGCCCGCGGCGTTCTCGGTCATCTGGCAGCCAACCAGGCGACGACTGTCGATCCTGCTTCGGACGCCGAGCCTGGCAAGATCCTCCACGAAACGCGCTACGGCGAGATGGCCGAACTTGGCGAGGTTCCGTTCGGACGTTATTACGGCAGCGTCGATTCAACGCCGCTATTTGTAATGCTGGCTGGCGCCTATCTCCAGCGAACCGGTGATCTTGCGACGATCGACCGGCTCCTGCCATATGTCGAAGCGGCGCTGACGTGGATCGACGAATATGGCGATCGCGACAGCGACGGCTTCGTTGAATATGGACGGCTGACGGAAGAAGGACTGATCAATCAGGCATGGAAAGACAGCCACGATTCGGTTTTCCATGCCGACGGCACATTGGCCCGGGGGCCGATCGCGATCGCCGAAGTCCAGGCTTATGTCTACGGCGCGTGGCAAAGTGCTGCCGAAATCTTCAGGCGGAAGGGCAGGCCGGAACGAGCCGCGAGTTTTCTCGCGCGGGCGGAGGGACTGCGCCGGGCTTTCGACATCAGCTTCTTCGACGAGGAGCTTGGCACATATGTGTTGGCCCTCGACGGAGACAAACGACCCTGCCGCATTCGATCCTCAAATGCCGGCCATTCGCTGTTCACCGGCATTGCTTATCCTGAACGGGTCCAACAGCTTACCCGCACTCTGATGAGCGCATCGTCCTTCTGCGGCTGGGGCATTCGTACCATCCCCTCCACCGAAGCACGTTACAATCCGATGAGCTATCACAATGGCTCGATCTGGCCACATGACAATGCCCTGATCGCCAGTGGCCTTGCGCGCTACGGCTACCGCGTCGAAGCGGCGCGGATCTTCGAGGGGTTGTTCGCCGCCGCGACCTATATCGACCTGCGACGACTCCCCGAACTCCTCTGCGGCATGCCGCGCCAGCGGGCACGAGGGCCCACCTTTTATCCGGTCGCCTGCTCGCCTCAAGCATGGGCGGCAGCAGCACCCTTGTCTCTGCTGCAATCCTGTCTCGGCCTCGACTTCGACCCGAACGGCCCACTCATCAGCTTCAATATGCCGCGACTTCCCTCTTTCCTCGACGAGGTGATCTTGCGACGCCTGCTGATCGGTAGCGGCTCGGCAGACGTCGCCGTTCGCCGGTCGGGAGACCAGGTCGTTGTCGACGTGATCAATCGCCAGGGCAATGTTCAGGTGCTCATCACGGCCTGATGAAGAGAGGGTTCCGGAGGCAGGTCACCCGCCTTTCCAAACCTCTTCCTCTTCATCCGACCGTAGCAGATCGACAACGCGCCAAAGATCCATTCCGTCCACTACGCGAAATTCGCCGCCATATCCGGCGGCAGGATGCTGAAGCTGTGACAGAGGGTGCCGTAGAGCGCGACAATGGCGGCTGAAACCCAAAAAGGCCGGAGACAAAGTCTCACGGCCGTAGTTTTTCAATCGACAGCATAGGGAGGAGAATCGCGTGGAGACCACATTAGCGGAGTATGGTTAACGAAGTCTAAACACTGGTTTCGACGCTCACGGTATATGGATTTGCACAGCCGCCGTCATCCATGCTGGATGCCGGACGCAAGTTTCGACAACAAGAACATGTTGCGGCATCGTCACGTGACTTGGCGTGGTCCGGTGCTTGCCAGGGGAGATTGGGGCGCTAGTTGCGGTGCTCGGCTAGTGGATCGTGCCGCTGATGGCCATCTTTGAAACGAAGGCAGATAAGAGCTTCGCATCGAAATGCCCCGGCGAATTCATCATCATGTTGATGGCCTCGGTTTGCGAGAACGCACGCTTATAAGGCCGGATTGTGGTGAGTGCCTCGTAGACGTCGCAGATGGCCGCCAGCCGCGCGACGTACGGTATGCTTCTGCCGGAAAGTCTGCCGGGGTAACCGCCGCCCTCATACCGTTCGTGATGATAGCGACAGATATCCAGAACCTCTTTTGGCGCTGTGCCCGCTCTTGATAACATCTCGTAGCCAAGCTGCGGATGTCGTCGAACAAGCTCCATCTCCTCGGCAGTCAGTTTGCCGGTCTTGGTAAGGATGTCGTCGGAGAGCGTCATCTTGCCCAGATCATGCACCAGGCCGCCGAGGCCAAGCAGGCGGATATCGTCTTCGCTGTGGCCGAGGCTACGTCCGAACGCAACCATAAGCGCGCTGACCGCCAGCGAATGAAGAAAGGTCACCTCGTCCTTCTCCTTCAGCTTGGCAACAGCAATCAGAGCTCCAGCATTATCGAGTGATGCGGACATGATCCGCTCCACGGCTGTGCTGGCCGGTCCGTCAGCGAAGCAAGCTTGCAAGCGGGCGTCGCTGAGAACTTGCCGGAGGTGTGGATCGATTTCCCTAATAGACTGTCGCGCTCGCCCGATCTCCTGCGGAGTGAACACCACGAGCAGCCTTGCCTCATAGCTCGCAGCGTCCTCCCCTTGAGCCGGGTTTCGATCAAGATCGATGCCTTTGGCGACATTGATGACCACGCTTTTG
It encodes:
- a CDS encoding YcxB family protein codes for the protein MSQIRPFPGASVKRIIREKDYLMLPISKREAFILPRRSFENQKRFEDAFRYASAQISAGSAGAGDRHQ
- a CDS encoding epoxide hydrolase family protein: MFNQVRLSGRVIAVATASMLLFPVVGFESANAADPVTVSTPEKNADERIRPFRIHVPQSQLDDLRERIADTRWPDKETVGDISQGIQLDRVQKLVRYWGTDYDWRKAEQELNALPEFITTIDGVDIQFIHVRSRHPNALPVILTHGWPGSQFEFLKVIGPLTDPTAYGGRPEDAFDVVIPSIPGYGFSGKPTELGWGPDRVAKAWDLLMKRLGYTNYVSQGGDHGSVISDALARQAPKGLIGIHLNMPATVPGDLMKGINAGDPPPASLSAPERDAYQSLSTFFGRNAAYGGIMVTRPQTIGYSLADSPSGMAAWMYEKFDQWTDSDGVPENVLSRDEMLNDITLYWFTNSGASSSRFYWENNNNNFSSDTQKTRDIKVPVAITAFPKEIYKAPESWSRQAYPSLVYYNQAAKGGHFAAWEQPQIFAEELRAAFKPMR
- a CDS encoding amylo-alpha-1,6-glucosidase, whose product is MSNISADGNSAAASPGPAAAVAQFFIPAAASLQERRPRTLKHGDTFAVFDHNGDALSGPGSPEGLFHRDTRYLSHLYLTITGQRPMLLSSTLRDDNATLTCDLTNPDQFDDKGRLVLGHDTIHLRRSRFLWNACCYERLAVRNYDERRQHVRIQIAFDADFADLFEVRGTARARRGRHLPAVIEQDSILLSYIGLDDRKRSVRLSFMPEPTEIRSDLVTFDLHLEPHETKSLFIQIGCDQTSADRLSRLSFFLALRDARRALRASSSRAALIATSNEVFNEVSRRSVSDLYMLMTDKAEGPYPYAGIPWFSTVFGRDALITALQTLWLDPEIARGVLGHLAANQATTVDPASDAEPGKILHETRYGEMAELGEVPFGRYYGSVDSTPLFVMLAGAYLQRTGDLATIDRLLPYVEAALTWIDEYGDRDSDGFVEYGRLTEEGLINQAWKDSHDSVFHADGTLARGPIAIAEVQAYVYGAWQSAAEIFRRKGRPERAASFLARAEGLRRAFDISFFDEELGTYVLALDGDKRPCRIRSSNAGHSLFTGIAYPERVQQLTRTLMSASSFCGWGIRTIPSTEARYNPMSYHNGSIWPHDNALIASGLARYGYRVEAARIFEGLFAAATYIDLRRLPELLCGMPRQRARGPTFYPVACSPQAWAAAAPLSLLQSCLGLDFDPNGPLISFNMPRLPSFLDEVILRRLLIGSGSADVAVRRSGDQVVVDVINRQGNVQVLITA
- a CDS encoding glycosyltransferase family 4 protein, which gives rise to MKIAQIAPLAESVPPKLYGGTERIVSYLTEELVRQGHDVTLFASCDSVTGARLVGCSDVALRLNPAIKDHLPHQVVMLEEIRRRAHEFDVLHFHIDLLHFPLIHDFADRTVTTLHGRLDLPDLKPFYTAFPDVPLVSISDDQRSPMPPVDWRGTVYHGLPADLLPFTQNPRGNYLAFLGRISPEKRPDRAIQIAAKIGMPLKIAAKIDNADKAYWETLIEPMVKSHPNVEFIGEIDEHQKADFLGNAGALLFPIDWPEPFGLVMIEAMACGTPVIAFGCGSVPEVIDNGISGILVDSVTEAAENVELALRLDRQRVRAAFEKRFTAKRMACDYVDIYRNLPGVRTKAAPIRRSNGQAPDLQAVA
- a CDS encoding HD-GYP domain-containing protein, which encodes MQKRIQVNQLRVGMFVEDVELGGHGDAVRCEPFLIRSNSDVRRIIASHVKSVVINVAKGIDLDRNPAQGEDAASYEARLLVVFTPQEIGRARQSIREIDPHLRQVLSDARLQACFADGPASTAVERIMSASLDNAGALIAVAKLKEKDEVTFLHSLAVSALMVAFGRSLGHSEDDIRLLGLGGLVHDLGKMTLSDDILTKTGKLTAEEMELVRRHPQLGYEMLSRAGTAPKEVLDICRYHHERYEGGGYPGRLSGRSIPYVARLAAICDVYEALTTIRPYKRAFSQTEAINMMMNSPGHFDAKLLSAFVSKMAISGTIH